The proteins below come from a single Marinobacter bohaiensis genomic window:
- a CDS encoding LysR family transcriptional regulator ArgP — protein sequence MLDYKLLEALITVVETGGFERAGLALGLSQSAVSQRIKLLESRLGQPVLTRHPNLQATPAGRRLLNHAQQVQLLERDLRRQIPALSEDRTRLRIALNADSLATWWGDAIGAFCQQEGLLLDMVVEDQDVGLRRMREGDVAACLCSSDQPVAGARCIELGQMPYRAWARADYVEQHFGSGLTAEAFREAPAIVFGPHDQLQHRFLAQCGYHGRFPYHLCPSSEGFIRLAMAGMGYGMIPDNMIANQDTTLLVPAGALVNLDEETAVTVPLYWHYWRHGGEFMERLTETIARAGRQLLQPMA from the coding sequence ATGCTCGACTACAAACTCCTGGAAGCCCTGATCACCGTCGTGGAAACCGGCGGCTTCGAGCGGGCCGGCCTGGCGCTGGGGCTGTCGCAGTCCGCCGTGTCGCAGCGGATCAAGCTGCTGGAATCCCGCCTGGGCCAGCCGGTGCTGACCCGCCACCCCAACCTGCAGGCCACGCCCGCCGGGCGCCGGCTGCTCAACCACGCCCAGCAGGTGCAACTGCTGGAACGTGACCTGCGCCGGCAGATACCCGCGCTGTCGGAAGATCGAACGCGGCTGCGCATCGCGCTCAATGCCGACAGTCTGGCCACCTGGTGGGGCGACGCCATCGGCGCGTTTTGCCAGCAGGAAGGACTGCTGCTGGACATGGTGGTGGAGGACCAGGACGTGGGCCTGCGCCGCATGCGCGAAGGGGATGTAGCGGCCTGCCTGTGCAGCAGCGATCAGCCGGTCGCCGGCGCCCGCTGCATCGAACTGGGCCAGATGCCCTACCGCGCCTGGGCCCGGGCCGACTACGTGGAGCAGCACTTTGGCAGTGGCCTGACCGCCGAGGCTTTCCGCGAGGCGCCGGCCATCGTATTCGGCCCCCACGACCAGCTGCAGCACCGGTTCCTGGCGCAGTGCGGCTACCACGGGCGCTTTCCGTACCACTTGTGCCCGTCGTCGGAGGGCTTCATCCGGCTGGCCATGGCGGGCATGGGCTATGGGATGATTCCCGACAACATGATCGCCAACCAGGACACCACGCTGCTGGTGCCGGCAGGCGCCCTGGTGAACCTTGATGAGGAGACGGCGGTGACCGTACCGCTCTACTGGCATTACTGGCGGCACGGCGGGGAGTTTATGGAGCGACTGACCGAAACCATCGCCCGGGCTGGCCGGCAACTGCTCCAGCCCATGGCCTGA
- a CDS encoding LysE/ArgO family amino acid transporter, with translation MLQSYLTGLVVCGGIIIAIGAQNAYLLGQAFRREHHWWSAALCMSSDVILFSLGMLGVSAALVAMPSALDVLRWAGVAFLLWLSFTAFLRALQGRGGLQAEETTRRSLGAVLMTTLAVTLLNPQVYLDTLLLIPSIGAQQPEPLGFVAGASSASVMWFTLLAWGGAALAPVLSRPIAWRIIDGAISLMMLAIAVHLIVNGIHVPEAGAST, from the coding sequence ATGTTACAGAGCTACCTGACCGGTCTCGTCGTCTGCGGCGGCATCATCATCGCCATAGGCGCCCAGAACGCCTACCTGCTGGGGCAGGCCTTCCGACGCGAGCATCACTGGTGGTCGGCGGCGCTGTGCATGAGTTCGGACGTCATCCTGTTCAGTCTGGGGATGCTCGGTGTCAGCGCGGCGCTGGTCGCCATGCCTTCGGCGCTGGACGTGCTGCGCTGGGCTGGCGTGGCTTTCCTGCTGTGGCTGTCGTTTACCGCTTTCCTGCGGGCGTTGCAGGGGCGCGGCGGCCTGCAGGCCGAGGAAACCACGCGCCGCAGTCTGGGCGCGGTGTTGATGACCACCCTGGCGGTGACGCTGCTCAACCCACAGGTCTATCTGGACACTCTACTGCTGATTCCATCCATCGGTGCCCAGCAACCGGAACCGCTGGGCTTTGTGGCCGGCGCCAGCAGCGCGTCGGTCATGTGGTTCACTCTGCTGGCCTGGGGCGGTGCCGCGCTGGCGCCGGTGCTGTCACGCCCGATCGCCTGGCGCATCATCGACGGCGCCATTTCGCTGATGATGCTGGCCATCGCCGTGCACCTGATCGTTAACGGCATTCACGTACCGGAGGCGGGCGCAAGCACCTGA
- a CDS encoding DUF4870 family protein translates to MTDSDFRPAEDDPLLRRSDPARNLAVAVYILQALAFFLGGITGLIGVIINYVKLDEVTGTWVEPHFRWQIKTFWIGLAWTVIGIITAPILVGWFILLGITIWVIYRVVKGALALNDGKGP, encoded by the coding sequence TTGACGGATTCCGACTTTCGTCCGGCCGAAGACGACCCGCTGCTGCGCCGCAGCGATCCCGCCCGCAACCTGGCGGTGGCGGTCTACATCCTGCAGGCCCTGGCCTTCTTTCTGGGCGGCATTACCGGCCTGATCGGCGTCATCATCAATTACGTCAAGCTCGACGAAGTGACCGGCACCTGGGTCGAGCCTCACTTTCGCTGGCAGATCAAGACGTTCTGGATTGGTCTGGCGTGGACGGTCATCGGCATCATCACCGCGCCGATCCTGGTGGGGTGGTTCATCCTGCTCGGGATCACCATCTGGGTGATCTATCGCGTCGTCAAAGGGGCCCTGGCGTTGAACGATGGCAAAGGGCCTTGA
- a CDS encoding phosphatase PAP2 family protein, producing the protein MAALTALALAGCNDSSDDDGSADAGKPARPTGVGAELVVEVPEVYYPLPSVEYAENNADGTLRYIIGDNPVSYLLGGINDIWKGTSDSWQSGANGDGPDSYLSDPIVDAQTWQENIQYVIDVTNNRTDEEAILAFLDDRRSKNYSIIDGYGPLTEAYVAGSGAYTDIAVPTTAQVLSDVNYAPDSNDNIVFAGDTTGTLGEIVSLVDAFRQRSPASTSASKYTFSTPRPWRMDDDGAIDFLGTDQNYSCIDSSGSETIYTYDTYTTSVAVVPGLMCARRAHDPAKETDGLYTSTTENRRKDGGYPSGHTNAGYLASMALAYALPQRFSEMLTRASQLGEDRIVAGMHSPVDVIGGRIHSMIVASYALNQADIAAEADAAYQRAQSYFGDLAAAEDMTLYEYAHREVTDEAGLIDGSNVNIEVYDNNLYDDHEANKEAYRFRMTYGMTQDASLAGQAPIVPEGAEALLKSRQPYLTDAQRRAVLYTTSIDSGYPILDDTHGWGRLDLVTAADGYGAFEGDVAVTMDASLGGFAVHDWWRNDITGEGMLTKAGTGQLTLTGDNRYSGGTLLQGGILEATSTSALGAGDLYVDDGTARVDAEGALAIDGSFTMDGGELALVMDEDASQVSVAKRVYIDGGDLTLDFSGYAPAAGTALTLVEGASLQGTFGSVDAGDVTVELSYTDSSVIATVQ; encoded by the coding sequence ATGGCCGCCTTAACGGCCCTGGCGCTGGCCGGTTGCAACGACAGTTCGGACGACGACGGCTCGGCCGATGCCGGCAAACCCGCCAGGCCCACCGGGGTTGGCGCGGAACTGGTGGTCGAGGTGCCTGAGGTCTATTACCCGCTGCCGTCGGTGGAGTATGCCGAGAACAACGCCGATGGCACGCTGCGCTACATCATTGGCGACAATCCGGTGTCCTACCTGCTGGGCGGCATCAACGACATCTGGAAGGGCACATCGGATAGCTGGCAGTCGGGCGCCAACGGCGACGGCCCGGACAGCTACCTGAGCGACCCGATCGTGGATGCGCAAACCTGGCAGGAGAATATCCAGTACGTCATCGACGTCACCAACAACCGGACCGACGAGGAAGCCATCCTGGCGTTCCTGGACGATCGCCGCAGCAAGAATTACAGCATCATCGACGGCTACGGCCCGCTGACCGAAGCCTACGTGGCCGGCTCCGGCGCCTACACCGACATCGCCGTGCCCACCACCGCGCAGGTCCTTTCCGACGTGAATTACGCGCCGGATTCCAACGACAACATCGTGTTCGCCGGCGACACCACCGGCACCCTGGGCGAGATCGTCAGCCTGGTAGATGCCTTCCGTCAGCGTTCGCCGGCGTCCACCAGCGCCTCCAAGTATACCTTCTCCACGCCGCGCCCCTGGCGCATGGACGATGACGGTGCCATCGACTTCCTGGGAACCGACCAGAATTACAGCTGCATCGACAGTTCCGGCAGCGAGACCATCTACACCTACGACACCTACACCACCAGTGTGGCCGTCGTGCCCGGCCTGATGTGCGCACGCCGCGCCCACGACCCGGCCAAGGAGACCGACGGTCTCTATACCTCTACCACCGAGAACCGGCGCAAGGACGGCGGCTATCCCAGCGGTCACACCAATGCCGGTTACCTGGCGTCCATGGCCCTGGCCTATGCGCTGCCCCAGCGCTTCTCGGAGATGCTGACCCGCGCCTCGCAACTGGGCGAGGACCGCATCGTCGCCGGCATGCATTCGCCGGTGGACGTGATCGGCGGCCGCATCCATTCCATGATCGTGGCCAGCTACGCCCTGAACCAGGCGGATATCGCCGCCGAAGCGGACGCTGCCTACCAGCGGGCGCAGTCGTATTTCGGTGACCTGGCGGCCGCCGAGGACATGACCCTGTACGAGTATGCCCACCGTGAGGTGACCGACGAAGCCGGGCTGATCGACGGCAGTAACGTCAACATCGAGGTCTACGACAACAACCTCTACGACGACCACGAAGCCAACAAGGAAGCCTACCGCTTCCGCATGACCTACGGCATGACCCAGGACGCCAGCCTGGCCGGCCAGGCCCCCATCGTGCCGGAAGGCGCCGAGGCCCTGCTGAAATCGCGCCAGCCCTACCTGACCGACGCCCAGCGCCGCGCGGTGCTGTACACTACGTCCATCGACTCGGGCTACCCGATCCTGGACGACACCCATGGCTGGGGCCGCCTGGACCTGGTGACGGCCGCCGACGGCTACGGTGCTTTCGAGGGCGATGTGGCGGTGACCATGGATGCCAGCCTGGGCGGATTCGCGGTTCACGACTGGTGGCGCAACGACATCACCGGTGAAGGCATGCTCACCAAGGCGGGGACCGGCCAGTTGACCCTGACCGGCGACAACCGCTACAGCGGCGGCACGCTGCTGCAGGGTGGCATTCTGGAAGCGACCTCCACCTCGGCGCTCGGTGCAGGCGACCTGTATGTGGACGACGGCACCGCACGGGTGGATGCCGAAGGCGCCCTGGCCATCGATGGAAGCTTCACCATGGATGGCGGCGAGCTGGCACTGGTGATGGATGAGGACGCCAGCCAGGTGAGCGTGGCCAAACGCGTCTACATCGACGGCGGCGACCTGACGCTGGACTTCTCGGGCTACGCACCGGCCGCCGGTACGGCGCTGACGCTGGTGGAAGGGGCGTCTCTGCAAGGGACATTCGGCAGCGTGGATGCCGGCGACGTGACGGTTGAGTTGAGCTACACCGACAGCAGCGTGATCGCCACTGTCCAGTAA
- a CDS encoding DUF6316 family protein: protein MSVQQKMYRPVRSERFVHTLVGWYVRTREAVDLGPFGNVGEAESALERHISQFRDLPRAAAEDGHSLGMEVHDPDTCRKRNCAICMEAHIASQHRWQPAH, encoded by the coding sequence ATGAGTGTGCAACAGAAGATGTATCGACCGGTTCGCAGCGAGCGCTTCGTCCATACGCTGGTCGGCTGGTATGTCAGGACCCGGGAAGCGGTGGATCTGGGCCCGTTCGGTAACGTTGGCGAAGCGGAATCGGCCCTGGAACGCCACATCAGCCAGTTCCGGGATCTGCCGCGCGCTGCAGCGGAGGACGGCCACAGCCTCGGCATGGAAGTGCACGATCCCGACACCTGCCGCAAGCGCAACTGCGCCATCTGCATGGAGGCGCACATCGCCTCGCAACACCGCTGGCAACCGGCACACTGA
- a CDS encoding OmpA family protein, translating to MLPAGIALAASNPDDGHRQEFSFQGAYLITDDDRTDEYGSGVRATYGFQLDESLWLEPHLFANIIETGDDAGVDAYQQGLGSDLAYRFRTDSDLQPFVLAGLGVSRNDVDGDDESEFGGFANVGVGLLSPAFTETGLRVRADARYLYDTYDDGYQDIHIALGITIPIGAVRERVVEKTVVVEKTRVQELADSDGDGVVDGVDQCPNTLEGLDVDAVGCVDSGQAQTVVLRGVSFEFNSARLTANARDILQRAGDALQGQPDLKVELAGHTDNVGAAAYNQQLSQERADAVRDYLLDQGVRPGQVTATGYGETQPLMSNDTEQGRERNRRVEFNVLSGE from the coding sequence ATGCTTCCGGCGGGGATCGCCCTGGCCGCATCGAATCCCGATGACGGTCACCGCCAGGAGTTCTCCTTCCAGGGTGCCTATCTGATCACCGATGACGACCGTACCGACGAATACGGTTCGGGGGTGCGCGCCACCTACGGCTTCCAGTTGGACGAAAGCCTGTGGCTGGAGCCCCACCTGTTCGCCAACATCATCGAGACCGGTGACGACGCCGGGGTCGACGCCTACCAGCAGGGGCTGGGCAGCGACCTGGCCTACCGCTTCCGCACCGACAGTGACCTGCAACCGTTCGTGCTCGCCGGCCTGGGCGTTTCACGAAACGACGTGGACGGGGACGACGAGAGCGAGTTTGGCGGCTTTGCCAATGTGGGCGTGGGCCTCCTGAGCCCGGCCTTCACGGAAACCGGTCTGCGCGTTCGCGCCGATGCCCGCTACCTCTACGACACCTACGACGATGGCTACCAGGACATCCACATTGCGCTGGGGATCACCATTCCCATCGGCGCGGTGCGTGAGCGCGTGGTGGAGAAGACCGTGGTGGTCGAGAAGACCCGCGTCCAGGAGCTGGCGGATTCCGATGGTGACGGCGTCGTCGACGGCGTTGACCAGTGCCCCAACACGCTTGAGGGGCTGGATGTCGATGCCGTTGGCTGCGTCGATTCGGGCCAGGCCCAGACCGTTGTGCTGCGGGGCGTCAGCTTCGAGTTCAACTCCGCCCGCCTGACCGCCAACGCGCGCGACATCCTGCAGCGCGCCGGCGATGCCCTGCAGGGGCAGCCGGACCTGAAGGTTGAGCTGGCCGGACACACCGACAACGTCGGCGCCGCCGCCTACAACCAGCAGCTGTCCCAGGAACGGGCGGACGCCGTGCGTGACTACCTGCTGGATCAGGGCGTGCGCCCGGGGCAGGTCACCGCCACGGGCTATGGCGAGACGCAACCACTGATGTCGAACGACACCGAGCAGGGTCGCGAGAGAAACCGGCGCGTTGAATTCAACGTCCTCTCTGGCGAATAA
- a CDS encoding thrombospondin type 3 repeat-containing protein has protein sequence MTLFVLAGCNSDSSGDSDSAVAGVVEEQNDDGDGIAEDEDNCPAIFNPLQEDADGDGIGDACDTDSDNDGLSDAADNCPLVANPGQEDADGDGLGDVCDNNADGDMDGFDDDVDNCPAVPNPGQENQDRDSFGDACDSDQDGDGVDNGADNCPAVSNASQADLDGDGLGNACDADQDDDGIDNDPDNCPFFDNPSQEDTDGDGTGNACEDARDSDGDGLPEDPNGDGDTSDSVDNCPNVANPNQSDLDNDEVGDACDADTDGDGIEDENALGQPNDNCPLVQNADQADTDGDGLGDACDLIDDTEYACDISGETFSPFLADNDATSTADDSGCLLGGVLGGATCGVSGAANVIDNDLGNAATIYNTNLLGLSEAMLRVADTSGFVYPGQNVLGVSIAESAQLLQLDLLANNTLIVRTLLDGEVQESSDGDIGVDLDLLGVSGMLGGTEQGFLVFQTSLPFNQVEIINGGFGLLSVLDEFSVYSVCASRTEVTP, from the coding sequence ATGACCCTTTTTGTTCTCGCTGGCTGTAATTCCGACAGCAGCGGGGATTCGGACTCGGCGGTAGCCGGTGTGGTGGAAGAGCAGAACGACGATGGCGACGGCATCGCCGAGGATGAGGACAATTGTCCCGCCATCTTCAACCCATTGCAGGAAGACGCCGACGGCGATGGCATCGGCGATGCCTGCGACACCGATTCGGACAACGACGGCCTCAGTGACGCCGCCGATAACTGCCCGCTGGTGGCCAACCCCGGCCAGGAGGACGCCGATGGCGACGGCCTGGGTGATGTCTGTGACAACAACGCCGACGGCGACATGGACGGCTTCGACGACGACGTCGACAACTGCCCGGCCGTGCCGAACCCGGGCCAGGAGAACCAGGATCGCGATTCCTTCGGCGATGCCTGCGATTCGGACCAGGACGGCGACGGCGTCGACAACGGTGCCGATAATTGCCCGGCGGTATCGAATGCCAGTCAGGCGGATCTCGATGGCGATGGACTCGGTAACGCCTGCGATGCCGATCAGGACGATGACGGTATAGACAACGATCCTGACAATTGCCCATTCTTTGACAACCCGAGCCAGGAAGATACGGACGGTGACGGTACCGGCAATGCCTGTGAGGATGCTCGAGACAGCGACGGCGACGGTTTGCCAGAAGATCCCAATGGTGATGGGGACACGTCGGATTCCGTCGACAATTGCCCGAATGTGGCCAATCCGAACCAGTCGGATCTCGATAACGACGAGGTTGGCGACGCCTGCGACGCCGACACCGACGGCGACGGCATCGAAGACGAGAACGCGCTGGGCCAGCCCAACGACAACTGCCCGCTGGTGCAGAACGCGGATCAGGCCGACACCGACGGCGATGGCCTGGGTGACGCCTGCGACCTGATCGACGATACCGAGTACGCCTGCGACATCTCCGGGGAAACGTTCTCCCCATTCCTGGCCGATAACGACGCCACGTCCACGGCAGATGATTCCGGCTGTCTGCTGGGCGGTGTCCTCGGCGGCGCGACCTGTGGCGTCAGCGGGGCGGCCAACGTGATCGACAATGATCTGGGCAACGCCGCGACCATCTACAACACCAATCTGCTGGGCCTGTCAGAGGCCATGCTGCGGGTCGCCGATACCTCCGGTTTCGTCTATCCGGGCCAAAACGTGCTGGGCGTGTCCATTGCCGAGAGCGCACAGCTCTTGCAGCTGGACCTCCTGGCCAACAACACCCTGATCGTCCGTACCCTGCTGGACGGTGAAGTACAGGAAAGCAGTGACGGAGACATCGGTGTGGATCTGGACCTGTTGGGTGTATCCGGCATGCTGGGCGGCACCGAACAGGGCTTCCTGGTGTTCCAGACCTCTCTGCCGTTCAATCAGGTGGAAATCATCAACGGCGGCTTCGGATTGTTGTCGGTGCTTGACGAGTTCAGCGTCTACAGCGTCTGCGCCAGCCGCACCGAGGTGACCCCATAA
- a CDS encoding YgjV family protein, whose protein sequence is MLENHSALAGQVFGLISLILCALAFASKQDDRLLKLLLAANVAFALQFLFFESWTAAALTVLVIVRIGLARRYPGNRGVMALVLAASGMAAALTWQGWADLPALVAMVLGTMGMFLLRGIPMRVCLGLAAVAWMLSHLLVGSVGGTLAEGLVLFTNAITIYRLMRDRRRYPDVIR, encoded by the coding sequence ATGCTGGAAAACCACAGCGCCCTGGCCGGACAGGTCTTCGGTCTCATCTCGCTGATCCTCTGTGCCCTGGCGTTTGCCAGCAAGCAGGATGATCGGCTGCTGAAGCTGCTGCTTGCGGCGAACGTGGCCTTCGCGCTGCAGTTTCTGTTCTTCGAAAGCTGGACGGCTGCCGCCCTGACGGTACTGGTGATCGTGCGTATCGGGCTGGCGAGGCGTTATCCGGGCAACCGGGGCGTGATGGCGCTGGTTCTGGCGGCCAGCGGCATGGCTGCGGCGCTGACCTGGCAGGGATGGGCGGATCTGCCGGCTCTCGTGGCCATGGTACTGGGAACCATGGGCATGTTCCTGTTGCGGGGCATCCCCATGCGTGTCTGCCTGGGCCTGGCCGCCGTGGCCTGGATGCTCAGCCACCTGCTGGTCGGCTCGGTTGGCGGGACACTGGCCGAAGGCCTCGTGCTCTTCACCAACGCCATTACCATTTACCGTCTGATGCGGGACCGGCGGCGTTATCCGGACGTGATTCGATAG
- a CDS encoding MFS transporter, with the protein MAEPQRDTTEKLYSLIANEEDARVCTDISDDACQEVPRNFFLILGSLVLTKLGDLLISPKTVLAWLLGAVGAPALVAWLVPIRESGSLIPQMVIGAWVRQRPVRKWFWVGGSLGQAVSVAAMAGSVWFLDGNAAGLGVVGALILFSLARGFCSVAMKDVQGKCVPKTRRGRLGGLATTIGGSATVLLTVLLFWERGEPTLPFYVSLLGLAAVLWVIASVLFSGIEEEPGETSGGGHALQEAIRNLSLLRDDAPFRHFVITRALLLCSALASPYFVLLAQQQDDSGWLLGSFLLASSLASSVSATVWGWMADRSSRQVMIRGAVIASGVCLVIGVWNLITGESASSPWFYPAAFFVLSIAHAGVRLGRKTYLVDMAGGNKRTDYTSVSNTVIGVLLLVTGGISALASLISPTAVILLLGLMGAAGTVSAVRLKEVE; encoded by the coding sequence TTGGCAGAGCCGCAGCGCGACACCACCGAAAAACTCTACAGCCTGATCGCCAACGAAGAGGACGCCCGCGTCTGCACGGACATTTCCGACGATGCCTGCCAGGAAGTCCCGCGTAACTTTTTCCTGATCCTGGGCAGCCTGGTGCTGACCAAGCTGGGCGATCTGCTGATCAGTCCCAAAACGGTGCTCGCCTGGTTGCTCGGGGCCGTCGGCGCCCCGGCGCTGGTGGCCTGGCTGGTGCCCATCCGCGAGTCGGGGTCGCTGATTCCGCAGATGGTCATCGGCGCCTGGGTCCGCCAGCGCCCGGTGCGCAAGTGGTTCTGGGTAGGCGGCAGCCTGGGCCAGGCCGTCAGCGTCGCCGCCATGGCCGGCAGCGTCTGGTTTCTGGACGGCAACGCCGCCGGGCTCGGCGTGGTGGGCGCGCTGATCCTGTTCTCTCTGGCCCGCGGCTTCTGCTCGGTGGCGATGAAAGACGTGCAGGGCAAGTGCGTGCCCAAGACCCGGCGCGGCCGACTGGGCGGACTGGCCACCACCATCGGCGGCTCGGCCACGGTGCTGCTGACCGTCCTGCTGTTCTGGGAGCGAGGCGAACCGACACTGCCATTCTACGTTTCTCTGCTGGGTCTGGCGGCGGTTCTCTGGGTGATCGCCAGCGTGCTGTTTTCCGGAATAGAGGAAGAACCGGGCGAGACCAGCGGTGGCGGCCACGCCTTGCAGGAAGCCATCAGGAACCTGTCGCTGCTGCGGGACGACGCGCCTTTTCGCCATTTCGTCATCACCCGGGCCTTGCTGCTGTGCTCCGCCCTGGCTTCCCCCTACTTCGTGCTGCTGGCGCAGCAGCAGGACGACAGCGGCTGGTTGCTGGGCAGCTTCCTGCTCGCCAGCAGCCTTGCCAGCTCAGTCAGCGCCACCGTCTGGGGCTGGATGGCGGACCGATCCAGCCGCCAGGTGATGATTCGCGGCGCCGTGATTGCCAGCGGCGTGTGCCTGGTGATCGGCGTGTGGAACCTGATTACCGGAGAATCGGCCAGCTCCCCCTGGTTCTACCCGGCCGCCTTTTTCGTCCTGAGCATCGCCCACGCCGGCGTGCGCCTGGGCCGAAAGACCTACCTGGTGGATATGGCCGGCGGCAACAAGCGCACCGACTACACATCGGTGAGCAACACCGTGATCGGCGTATTGTTACTGGTCACCGGCGGCATCAGCGCCCTGGCCTCCCTGATTTCGCCGACGGCGGTGATCCTCCTGCTGGGCCTGATGGGCGCGGCGGGGACGGTCAGTGCGGTGCGCCTGAAAGAGGTGGAGTAA
- a CDS encoding DUF1513 domain-containing protein, with the protein MLSRRHFLQATAAALMAASTGRLTLAAGLNREPLILSAVDDPAGKHFIAGIDLQGRPRFRLPVADRCHGGCARPASDQALLFARRPGRHFYVVDTARGETVATIAAGTDHHFYGHGVFSPDGRFLYVTMNHYTTGEGLVRVYDADRNYRAVRDMPVDGIGPHELRLHPDGETLIVALGGIETHPDYDRIKLNLDTMRPALLLMDRHSGKIRERHEPSHHQLSCRHLDVSPDGIVIAGYQHQGPEWETPPLIARLDTRRGTFDEISLPDDLQPRLRNYTASIACSHTGPYTVVTAPRGGLVVVINHATGALVRHLDVADVAGALPLADDSFVVSSGNGSVQRIHADSAGTETLSHPDIRWDNHLTLFG; encoded by the coding sequence ATGCTCAGCCGCCGACATTTCCTGCAAGCCACCGCCGCCGCCCTGATGGCGGCCAGCACCGGTCGCCTGACCCTCGCCGCCGGCCTGAACCGTGAACCGCTGATCCTCAGCGCAGTGGACGACCCGGCAGGAAAGCACTTCATCGCCGGCATCGACCTGCAAGGCCGCCCGCGCTTCCGGCTGCCGGTAGCGGACCGCTGCCACGGTGGCTGCGCCCGTCCGGCATCGGACCAGGCGCTGCTGTTTGCCCGCCGGCCGGGACGGCATTTCTACGTGGTCGATACCGCACGGGGCGAGACGGTGGCGACCATCGCCGCCGGCACGGACCACCATTTCTACGGCCACGGCGTGTTCAGCCCGGACGGTCGCTTTCTCTACGTGACCATGAACCACTACACCACCGGCGAAGGGCTGGTGCGCGTATACGACGCCGACCGGAATTACCGTGCGGTGCGGGATATGCCGGTCGACGGCATCGGGCCCCACGAACTGCGCCTGCATCCCGACGGCGAGACGCTGATCGTGGCCCTGGGCGGGATCGAAACCCACCCCGACTACGACCGCATCAAGCTCAACCTGGATACGATGCGGCCGGCGTTGCTGTTGATGGATCGGCACAGCGGCAAGATCCGCGAGCGCCATGAGCCCTCCCACCACCAGTTGAGCTGCCGTCACCTGGATGTCAGCCCCGACGGTATCGTAATCGCGGGCTACCAGCACCAGGGCCCGGAGTGGGAAACGCCGCCGCTGATCGCCCGACTGGACACCCGCCGTGGCACGTTCGACGAAATCTCCCTGCCCGACGACCTGCAGCCGCGCCTGCGCAACTACACCGCCAGCATCGCCTGCTCTCATACCGGCCCCTACACCGTCGTCACTGCGCCTCGCGGTGGCCTGGTGGTGGTGATCAACCACGCTACCGGCGCCCTGGTCCGTCATCTCGATGTGGCGGACGTGGCAGGCGCCCTGCCCCTGGCCGACGACTCGTTTGTGGTCTCCTCCGGCAACGGCTCGGTGCAGCGAATCCACGCGGACAGCGCGGGCACCGAAACCCTGTCCCATCCAGACATCCGCTGGGACAACCATCTGACGCTCTTCGGATGA